A DNA window from Bombus huntii isolate Logan2020A chromosome 10, iyBomHunt1.1, whole genome shotgun sequence contains the following coding sequences:
- the LOC126870403 gene encoding uncharacterized protein LOC126870403 isoform X1, translating to MRILVYTTAIALLVSSTWAEEKTSEKAEASVEDNSTKKQEKRGLLGLGYGYSYDGGYDIGSGGHGGLELSGSGYGGGYGGYGSYGGYDGGHEHVKTVTVVKNVAVPYPVEKHVPYPVEKPYPVPVKVPVPQPYPVEKPYPVKVLVKVPVHVPQPYPVEKKVPYPVHVPVDRPYPVKVLVPQPYPVEKHVPYPVKVPVPQPYPVEKPVPVPVKVPVHVPAPYPVERLVPVKVPVDRPIHVPVLKPYPVHIDRPVPYPVEKPVPVAVKVPVDRPYPVPVEKPVAVPVKVPVPQPYPVEKPVPYPVERPVPVEVKVPVDRPYPVHIEKPVPYPVEKPVPYPVKVPVAVPVHDAGYSSEWAGGHGYH from the exons ATGAGAATCCTG GTTTACACGACAGCGATCGCCCTGTTGGTTTCGTCCACGTGGGCCGAGGAGAAGACGTCTGAGAAAGCAGAAGCTTCGGTGGAAGACAATTCCACGAAAAAACAAGAGAAACGCGGCCTGTTGGGTCTCGGTTACGGTTACAGCTACGACGGTGGTTATGACATCGGATCTGGTGGACACGGTGGTCTGGAATTAAGCGGCAGCGGCTATGGCGGTGGCTATGGTGGCTATGGTAGCTATGGTGGCTACGACGGTGGACACGAACACGTCAAGACCGTGACCGTTGTTAAGAACGTAGCTGTTCCATATCCCGTGGAGAAACACGTGCCTTACCCCGTGGAGAAACCTTACCCAGTCCCTGTGAAGGTTCCAGTACCGCAACCGTACCCAGTGGAAAAGCCTTATCCAGTCAAGGTCCTCGTCAAGGTTCCAGTACACGTACCCCAACCGTACCCCGTGGAGAAGAAGGTTCCATATCCGGTTCACGTACCCGTCGATCGCCCATACCCCGTCAAAGTTTTGGTTCCACAGCCTTACCCCGTGGAGAAACACGTACCATATCCGGTAAAGGTACCAGTGCCACAACCGTATCCAGTCGAGAAACCAGTCCCAGTGCCGGTCAAAGTTCCGGTCCATGTACCAGCCCCCTATCCAGTGGAAAGATTGGTTCCGGTGAAGGTTCCTGTTGATCGTCCGATCCACGTGCCAGTACTCAAACCCTACCCCGTGCACATCGACAGGCCAGTACCCTATCCAGTGGAAAAACCAGTGCCAGTCGCAGTCAAAGTACCAGTCGACAGACCGTATCCAGTTCCGGTGGAGAAGCCAGTCGCTGTCCCGGTAAAGGTGCCGGTACCACAGCCGTATCCGGTCGAGAAGCCAGTACCTTACCCCGTGGAAAGGCCAGTGCCGGTGGAAGTTAAGGTTCCAGTAGACAGACCGTATCCAGTTCACATCGAGAAACCGGTGCCCTACCCGGTCGAGAAACCTGTTCCGTACCCAGTTAAAGTACCAGTAGCAGTTCCGGTACATGACGCTGGTTACAGCAGCGAGTGGGCGGGTGGCCACGGTTATCATTAA